Sequence from the Aquimarina sp. Aq107 genome:
TAAACCATAAATCATACTATTTAGTAAAGCACACTCCCCAATAGCAAATATATTTTTGTCAGAAGTTTCCATTTTTTGGTTGACAACAATTCCTCCACGAGTTCCAACTTCAAGACCACATTCTCTAGCAACTTCATCTCGTGGTCGTATACCTGCAGAAACAACAAGCATGTCAACTTTTAGTTCTGTATCGTCAACATATTGTAAACCTTCGATTGCTTTTTTACCCTGAAGAAATTGTGTTTGTTTCGAGAGGTGTACTTTTAATCCCATGCTTTCAATTTTAGACTGAAGCATATCACTAGCTCCTTTGTCAAGTTGTCTTGGCATGAGACGAGGAGCAAACTCCACTACATGAGCATTAAGTCCTAAATTTTTAACCGCATTTGCAGCTTCAAGTCCTAATAAACCTCCACCAAGAACAGCGGCTTCAGTTTTCCCTTGGGCTTTTAATTTTTTAGCATATGCTTCTGTAGCTTCGAGATCTTCTATAGTTCTATAAACAAAAACCCCTTCTTTATCAATTCCTTCAATTGGCGGAACGAAAGCAGAGGAACCTGTTGCTAGCACTAAATAATCATAGGAATAAATATCTCCTCTATGATTAGCAATCGTTTTATCCTCTCTATTGATTTCTGTAATCATTTCTGAAATATGAAGATCAATATTATTATCCTCATACCAATTAGCAGGAGACATACTTAAATCTTCTGAAGTTTTACCATCGTAAAATTCGCTAAGATGGACTCTGTCATACGCTCGCCTTGGTTCTTCACCAAAAACTATAAGTTTGTAATCTGTAAATTTTTCTGATGCTGCAAACTTCTCACAGAACTTATAACTTACCATTCCGTTACCTATTACTACTACCTTCTTCATTAGTTACGTATTTATATATCAAAATTAAGTATTAATACGTATTTAAGTAATAAGAATTACGTAATTATCAGTATTGTAAATTAAGAATTTCAAAATAATACATTAAAAAACCTGCGAAACTGATTTCGCAGGTTTTGAATTATGGTATTGTTATTATATGCTATTGTTTTGGTTTTGGACTCCATTTTAAGAAGTTCGGTTTTACGACTAACATTGCCCATCCCCAGTTTTGTAATCCGCTAGGATCAGCAACTCCTTTTAGAATTTCCATACTATCTCCAGCAAACATCTGAGAGTATCCTATTTTTAAGGTAGCATATGGTAGTATTTTTTGAGTAAAAACTAAATCTAGTTCTGTACCTAAGTATGTATCATCAGTTCCAGCAATATCTTCTGCAGCAGAGAAATAGTGAAGTTTTGCCAATAAACTACTGCTTTTACCAGTTTTGATCACAGCTTTAGCATAGATATCTTGTAGTCCTACACTATTGGCATGATTCCCCACATAAAAGTAATCCATATATCCATTAAATTTATGATTCGTTCCAAAGATTGGGAAGAAGGATGTAATCTCTCCATCTGTTCCTCCATTATCATCACCACTAAGCAGTTCTCCACCTATTCCGAATAAAGTTTTTCCTGGTTTATAGGTAACCTCTAGACCGGCGTTATATGCTGATAAATCAACTGTTTCTGTGAATTTTCCAGTTTGTGCATATAAGTTTAAAGCTATTTTTAATCCTTTAGCAGGTTTAGCAACTAGATGTGTACCAAAGGTTTGTCTATTTACAGTTCCATCAATTGGAGTTTGACCATCGGTATCTAAATTCTGATAAGAATTATTTACAAAAAGAAAACTCCCAGAGAATTTAGCCCAGTCTTTATGTAACCAAGCATAAGCCATTCCTTTGTAATCAAATACAGCTCTTGCATTACCATCATTATTAGGATCAAATAAAGTATTGATTCTGCTTACTCCATTTTGATTAAAAGAAAAACCAAGATCTAGTTTTAAACCATTCTCATTTTTATACTTGATTAATGCAGCATCATGAAACCTTCCTTGCATTGCCCAATCCAATCCACCAAGTATTCTCTGATCGTCATAAGAAAGTGCTTGTCTTCCTATTTTAGTAGACCATCCACTGCCAAACTTAAAATTAATCCAAGCTTGGGCTAGTGAGAAACTATTATTGTTATCAGCCGCAGCTATCTGGGGTGTATCTCCCCAAACACTTACATCCTGTACACTAAGATATGTAGAAAACTTGTCTGCAGTATATCCAAATTTTAATCGAGAACGTTGTTGTACAAATATAGCTGCATCTACTCCAGCTGGAGTTAAATTACCAAAACCGTGTAAATACTCTAATCGTGGTCTTATATCTGCATCAATACTTAATTCCTGTGCATTCCCCTTAAATACCAGTACTAGTAATAGTATGGTAAAGTATAACTTATTTTTCATTTCTTAAATTTGTTTGGTGTGAGTATAAGTATTTCTCACAGTTGCTATGTTCTTTTCAATTAATCCTATTAGCTGATGTATCAATTGAGTAACAAATCTAAGTATTAATACTTATTTTTAATGTTTTTATTAGATAAAAATACGTAGTTTTTCTTTGTGGATTATTAATTTATTGATTGTATTTTTGAATTATTCTTATCTTTGGATAGTAAGTAGTTTTTTTATAAAGAGTACGTAATTAAGTATTAGAAAGTATGGTAAGTATTGTATTGGTAGATGATCATTTTTTAGTTAGAGATGGAATTCGTTCACTTCTGGAGGATGAAAAGCAATATGAGGTTATTGGAGAGGCTTCTGATGGGAGAGAAGCTATTGAATTAGTGCAGTCGTTGTGCCCAGATATCGTAATATGTGATATAAGAATGCCAGAAATGTCCGGAATAGATACTGTAAAAGAACTTACGGCGCTATCTGTTTCTTCTAAAACAATCATGTTATCAATGCATGATTCTGATGAGTATATTTTACAATCAATTAATGCGGGGGCAGATGGATATCTGCTTAAGGATGCGGGTAAAGAGGAATTTTTGAAAGCACTGTCTACCGTAAGCAAAGGGAATAAATATTTTAGTGGAGATGTTTCTTCTATATTGGTCAAAAATTTACTTAAAAATAGTGATGAAAAGGTAGAAGAAAAAGCCTTAAAACCAACTATTGAAGGTAAGAAAGAGAAGAGTAACCCTTTTGACCTAACGAAAAGAGAAAATCAAATACTTAAGTTGGCAGTGTCTGGGATGACTAATAAAGATATTGCGGCTGAACTTGATATTAGTAAAAGAACTACAGAAGTTCATCGCTTTAACTTAATGAAAAAGATGGCGGTTAAAAATGTATTAGAATTAAGTAAAAAAGCCAGAGAATATGAGATGATTCCCTGACTTTTAGTTTTTTTAATTATTAGCTACATCTTCGTATAAATTAGTAATTTTATTAAAAGATTTTGTTAGCTGGTTTGTAGTAGCAAACATTTCTTGCAAAGTAAAGTCACCATTTAATAAACCGTTTTTATTGGTTTGAAATTTTTCCCAATACGACATAACAACGCCTAGTTCTTCTTCTATATCAGTGCTGTTGTAACTACTTATTAATAATTCTCCAATTGTGTTGTCAAATTTTTCATAAGTTTCATTTAATATTTTTTTATATTCAGGACTATCTCCTTTAAACATAGTAGTTGCAGTGTAGTATAGACATAGTCGCTGTGATAGCATTCGCTGTCTTCCTGATATATTTATTGTTTTTGCTAAATCTTTGTTTTTATTCTGAAAAAATTGATTGTTGTAGTTATAACTGTTTTCTATACTAATAACTACATCGTTACAGGTTTTTAATAAATTGGTGTTAGCTTTTACAATCCTTAAGGAATTTTGAGCGTCTGGAGTACTTGCAATGATAGCTTTAAAATCGTCCCATAATGTTCTAACTTTTTTTAAGGATAATTTTGTAGAGCTGCTAGAGGCATTTTTAGTAAGTATTTGTAACTGTTTTTCAAATATAAACTTACTAGAGTTTAATTCCTTTTTTATCGATTGATCATTAATTCCTTTAGCAGTTAATAAATATGCTTTAGAAATCTTCTGTGATAGCATTCGTTGTTTTCCTGAGATATTTATAGCCTTCGCGTAACTAATAGTTCCGTATTTGTTCGATTGAGCTGTTAAATAAGTATTTGATATAAGCGTAATAAGGATTGTCAATAAAATTGTAGTGCTCTTCTTTTTCATAAGTAAGTTTTTACATTGTTATTAAATTATCATTGGGGTTAACCATTTTATAGGGGTTTATGGCGGTTTGGTTTGTAAAAAAAGTATTTACGCTGTAGAGATATATTTGCCAAAATACTTATTTTTTTTCGAGAAAACCAAATATTTAATACGTAGTCCTAGAGAATGCGTTTTGTTGCATTGCTTAGGTTATGGGATAGCCATATTTATGATATTGTAAAACAGTTAAGTATTTGTTTAGCAGGTGTTTGTGTTTTTTGATGCTACGTTAATGATATCGTTTTAGATTTTTGATAGCCAAAACTGTTGATTCTATAATTATTAGGTTCTGAAATTAATAAATACGTAATTCTACAGTTAAATACTTAATAATTTAGCTTAAGTGTTGTTTTTGATAAGTATTAGTACTTAGTTTACTTCGTATTTTATAACATATAGAATTTAAACTTTAAAAACACATTAATATGGATGCCTTAGGGAAATCTACTACGCTAAATCTTTTGAACTTCAAGAATCTCTCAATTAGAACTTTTTGGATAACTTCAATTGCCTTTTTCTTATGCTTTTTTTCTTGGTTTGGTATTGTTCCCTTTATGCCTGATGTTGTTAGGGATTTGGGATTAACTCCTGATCAAAAATGGAATTCAATTATTGTTGCAGTCACAGGAACTGTATTTGCAAGACTTTTTATAGGTAAAATGTGTGATAAATATGGTCCTCGAATTTGTTACACTTGGTTATTGATGTTAGGTGCGATTCCTGTAATAATATTAGGATTGGTGCAAACTCCTATGCAGTTTATAATTTGTAGACTTTTTATTGGTTTTATAGGAGCTTCTTTTGTGATAACGCAGTTTCATACTTCGATTATGTTTGCTCCTAATATAGTAGGTACAGCGAATGCAACTTCTGCTGGATGGGGTAATCTAGGTGGCGGTGCAAATCGTCTAGGGATGCCATTGATAGCTGCAGCAGTAGTAAGTTTTGGTATTGCAGAAACAGAAGCTTGGAGGTATTGTATGGTAATAGCGGGAGTTGTTTGTTTTTTAATGGGGATTGTGTATTACTTTTTTACGCAAGATACACCTAATGGAAATTATAAAGAACTAAAAGTTAAGGGAGAGTTACCACAATCAAAGAAAGATGAGGTGAGTTTTTTGTCAGCTATTAAGGATTATCGCGTATGGATACTTTTTGTAATATATGCAGCTTGTTTCGGAATGGAACTTACGGTATATGGAACAATGGATGATTATCTTCAAAATACATTTCAGTTAGAACGGGTTACAGCTGGAAACCTAGTATTGTCTTTTGCATTGATGAATATTTTTGCTAGAACGTTAGGAGGTTTTTTTGGAGATCGTTTTGGTAGGTTAAAAGGGTTGCGAGGTCGTGTGTTGTTTCTTGCGGTAATACTTGCGATTGAGGGAGTAATGCTGTCTTTGTTTTCTGGAATGAATGGATTGACTTTTGGAGTTGTTTTTTTGGTAGGCTTTAGTCTTTCGGTTCAGATGGCAGAAGGAGCAACCTTTTCTGTAGTTCCATTTATAAATAAAAAAGCAATTGGTTCTATCTCAGGAATTGTAGGAGCTGGTGGTAATGTAGGTGCCTTTGTTGCTGCTATGGTATTGAAATCAAAATCGGCAATTGCCGAGAAGACTGCAATTTTGGATAGTCAAGGTATGGGAGAAGAAGCTGTAAGTGCTGCGCAAGCAGCTGCGTCTTCACAAGCGGTATCAGAGGGTTATTTTTTAATTGGTGTTTTTGTAGTGATAACTGCAGTTATTTCATTAGCTATAAAATTTTCTACAGAAGATGAAAAAGCCGTTCAGAAAGAAATGAAAGCTATTCCTGTGCCGAACTAACTTATCTTAAATAATAATCAAGAAAGGCTTTTATCTGGTTAGAATACTACTTAGTTAAAAGCCTTTTCTAGTTATAGGTAAACAATTGCTACATTATTTTTTGGTTAGTTGTTTGTTATAGCTTGTTGATTTTAAGTGTTTTGATAGGTTGTCTTTTGTTAGTATTACGATTCTGTTAAAAATATGCCGTTAATTTTTTATATAAAATAATATTCCCCTTGTAATTTTTGTAAAATAAAAATACTTAGTTAAATACGTAATTTTAACATTCGTAGTTAAGTATTTATACGTAGTTTTGATGTGTTCTATTAGCTGAATAACAAAAAAATACAAATTATGACAAAACTTAATTTTAAAATAGGGATTTTCTTAACCGCAATGACTCTTTTGTCTTGTGGTGGTGAAAAGAAGAAAGAAATAGCGTCTAGTACCACGGAATCTAAAGAGGAGGTGTCTAAACTAACTATAGAAAAACCTCAGTTGACTTTTGGTTTTATAAAGTTAACGGATATGGCTCCTTTAGCTATAGCTAAGGAAAAAGGTTTTTTCGAAGATGAAGGATTGTTTGTTTCTGTAGAAGCACAATCAAATTGGAAAAATGTATTGGACCGTGTAATAGATGGTCAATTAGATGGTTCTCATATGTTGGCAGGTCAACCTATTGCTGCAGGAGCTGGTTTTGGTAGACAAGCAGAATTGGTAACACCATTTTCTATGGATTTAAATGGTAATGGTATTACAGTTTCTAATGATGTTTGGTCTAAAATGAAACCTAATGTCCCAAAAGGAGAGGATGGAAAACCAATTCATCCAATTACCGCAGAATCTCTTAAGCCAGTAATAGACTCTTATAAGAATGAAGGGAAGGCTTTTAAAATGGGGATGGTGTTTCCGGTTTCTACTCATAATTACGAAATACGATATTGGTTAGCTGCTGCAGGGATTAATCCTGGAATGTATTCTAAGGATAATATTCAGGGGCAGATAGATGCAGATGTATTGCTATCTGTAACTCCGCCACCACAAATGCCTGCTACTCTTGAAGCTGGAACAATATATGGATACTGTGTAGGAGAACCTTGGAATCAACAAGCTGTTTTTAAAGGAATAGGTGTTCCGGTTACTACAAATTATGATATCTGGAAAAATAATCCAGAGAAGGTATTTGTGATGACAAAGAAATTTGTGGAGCAATATCCAAATACCGCTACAGCTGTTACTAAAGCATTGATTAGAGCAGGGAAGTGGTTAGATACTCCAGGAAATCGGCCAGAAGCTGTAAAGATATTATCAATGCCAGAATATGTTGGCGCTGATGAAGTAGTTCTAGCAAATTCTATGACAGGAACTTTTGAGTTTGAAAAAGGAGATAAAAGAGAAATGCCTGACTTTAATGTGTTTTACAGATACGATGCTACATATCCTTTTTATTCAGATGGTATATGGTTTTTAACTCAAATGAGAAGATGGGGGCAGATTCCAGAAAGTAAATCAGCAGAGTGGTATGATACTACCATTAAAGATATTTACCGTCCTGATATTTGGACTAAAGCGGCTAAACTATTGGTAGAAGAAGGTCATTTAGAAGCTTCAGAATTACCAAAGACAGATGGTTACAAGCCAGCAACTACTGATTTTATTGATGGTAATAAATATGATGCCAAAGATCCAATAGGATACATTAATAGTTTTGGTATTGGGAATAAAGAAAATGTGGAAGGTGTTTCAAGCATTGAGAAATAAAAAGAGGTTTTCTCTTTTTATTTCTCTTTCCATAACAAAATTAAATAATCTCTAATGACTTACTAGGTATTGTGTTATGGTGGTTAAAGAGAAATAAGTTTTAAAAGAAATAAAATGAAAGATAGGTCAATACATATTCTGAACTTTGTTGGGTTAGGTTTTTTTGAGCCGGCTATACGATTAGCTACAGGAGAAGAAACAAAGAAGAATTTAATCGCATTACTTAAAAAGGTATTATTACCAATATTGTCAGTGGGGTTGTTTTTGTTGTTATGGCATTCTGGTGCTACGTATCTTTATAATGTTGAAAAAGATGCTAGAATAGAAAAAGCGTTAGCGGATCAAGGAGAGGCTGCAGCATTAGAAATGCGAACTTGTATAGAATCTGGAGATATTAGTTGTCAGCCAAATACATTACCGTCACCTGCTCAAGTTTGGACTGCTTATAAATCACTATTAGCAGATCATGCAGCAATATCTGAGAAAAAAAGTTCTTTTGCTGATAAAGTTGCAGCAACCAATGCTAAAAGAGAAGAACAAGGTTTAGCTGCTATCACTTACACAGGAAGACCGTCGTTTGTAGATCAGATTTTTACAAGTCTTAAAACAGTTTTTGCTGGTTTTTTATTGGCTTTGTTTATTGCAGTTCCAATAGGTATTATGTTAGGGTTGAGTAAGACTTTAAGATCCTCTGTTAACTGGTTGATTCAAATATTTAAGCCTGTTTCTCCAGTTGTTTGGTTGCTGTTGGTTTTTATGATTGTAAAAACATTAACTAGAGGTTCTGATTCTGATAGTTCATTTATTATTTCATTTATAAGTGTTGGTTTATGTTCCATGTGGGCAACATTGGTAAATACTAGTATGGGAGTTTCTTCTGTTGATAAAGATTATATTAATGTGGCTAAGGTGCTTCAATTGAGTGTTGCTCAAAAAGTGTTTAAGATTATTTTACCATCATCATTTCCTTTGATTTTCACAGGCTTGCGTATAACATTGTCTGTGGCTTGGATGGTGTTAATTGCAATAGAGTTATTAGCACAAAGCCCTGGATTAGGTTCTTTTGTATGGGAAGAGTTTCAAAATGGAGCAAATGATTCTAACTCTAAAATTATTGTAGCCATG
This genomic interval carries:
- a CDS encoding response regulator transcription factor, with translation MVSIVLVDDHFLVRDGIRSLLEDEKQYEVIGEASDGREAIELVQSLCPDIVICDIRMPEMSGIDTVKELTALSVSSKTIMLSMHDSDEYILQSINAGADGYLLKDAGKEEFLKALSTVSKGNKYFSGDVSSILVKNLLKNSDEKVEEKALKPTIEGKKEKSNPFDLTKRENQILKLAVSGMTNKDIAAELDISKRTTEVHRFNLMKKMAVKNVLELSKKAREYEMIP
- a CDS encoding type IV pili methyl-accepting chemotaxis transducer N-terminal domain-containing protein — translated: MKKKSTTILLTILITLISNTYLTAQSNKYGTISYAKAINISGKQRMLSQKISKAYLLTAKGINDQSIKKELNSSKFIFEKQLQILTKNASSSSTKLSLKKVRTLWDDFKAIIASTPDAQNSLRIVKANTNLLKTCNDVVISIENSYNYNNQFFQNKNKDLAKTINISGRQRMLSQRLCLYYTATTMFKGDSPEYKKILNETYEKFDNTIGELLISSYNSTDIEEELGVVMSYWEKFQTNKNGLLNGDFTLQEMFATTNQLTKSFNKITNLYEDVANN
- a CDS encoding alginate export family protein, translated to MKNKLYFTILLLVLVFKGNAQELSIDADIRPRLEYLHGFGNLTPAGVDAAIFVQQRSRLKFGYTADKFSTYLSVQDVSVWGDTPQIAAADNNNSFSLAQAWINFKFGSGWSTKIGRQALSYDDQRILGGLDWAMQGRFHDAALIKYKNENGLKLDLGFSFNQNGVSRINTLFDPNNDGNARAVFDYKGMAYAWLHKDWAKFSGSFLFVNNSYQNLDTDGQTPIDGTVNRQTFGTHLVAKPAKGLKIALNLYAQTGKFTETVDLSAYNAGLEVTYKPGKTLFGIGGELLSGDDNGGTDGEITSFFPIFGTNHKFNGYMDYFYVGNHANSVGLQDIYAKAVIKTGKSSSLLAKLHYFSAAEDIAGTDDTYLGTELDLVFTQKILPYATLKIGYSQMFAGDSMEILKGVADPSGLQNWGWAMLVVKPNFLKWSPKPKQ
- a CDS encoding CmpA/NrtA family ABC transporter substrate-binding protein: MTKLNFKIGIFLTAMTLLSCGGEKKKEIASSTTESKEEVSKLTIEKPQLTFGFIKLTDMAPLAIAKEKGFFEDEGLFVSVEAQSNWKNVLDRVIDGQLDGSHMLAGQPIAAGAGFGRQAELVTPFSMDLNGNGITVSNDVWSKMKPNVPKGEDGKPIHPITAESLKPVIDSYKNEGKAFKMGMVFPVSTHNYEIRYWLAAAGINPGMYSKDNIQGQIDADVLLSVTPPPQMPATLEAGTIYGYCVGEPWNQQAVFKGIGVPVTTNYDIWKNNPEKVFVMTKKFVEQYPNTATAVTKALIRAGKWLDTPGNRPEAVKILSMPEYVGADEVVLANSMTGTFEFEKGDKREMPDFNVFYRYDATYPFYSDGIWFLTQMRRWGQIPESKSAEWYDTTIKDIYRPDIWTKAAKLLVEEGHLEASELPKTDGYKPATTDFIDGNKYDAKDPIGYINSFGIGNKENVEGVSSIEK
- a CDS encoding MFS transporter, giving the protein MDALGKSTTLNLLNFKNLSIRTFWITSIAFFLCFFSWFGIVPFMPDVVRDLGLTPDQKWNSIIVAVTGTVFARLFIGKMCDKYGPRICYTWLLMLGAIPVIILGLVQTPMQFIICRLFIGFIGASFVITQFHTSIMFAPNIVGTANATSAGWGNLGGGANRLGMPLIAAAVVSFGIAETEAWRYCMVIAGVVCFLMGIVYYFFTQDTPNGNYKELKVKGELPQSKKDEVSFLSAIKDYRVWILFVIYAACFGMELTVYGTMDDYLQNTFQLERVTAGNLVLSFALMNIFARTLGGFFGDRFGRLKGLRGRVLFLAVILAIEGVMLSLFSGMNGLTFGVVFLVGFSLSVQMAEGATFSVVPFINKKAIGSISGIVGAGGNVGAFVAAMVLKSKSAIAEKTAILDSQGMGEEAVSAAQAAASSQAVSEGYFLIGVFVVITAVISLAIKFSTEDEKAVQKEMKAIPVPN
- a CDS encoding ABC transporter permease; this encodes MKDRSIHILNFVGLGFFEPAIRLATGEETKKNLIALLKKVLLPILSVGLFLLLWHSGATYLYNVEKDARIEKALADQGEAAALEMRTCIESGDISCQPNTLPSPAQVWTAYKSLLADHAAISEKKSSFADKVAATNAKREEQGLAAITYTGRPSFVDQIFTSLKTVFAGFLLALFIAVPIGIMLGLSKTLRSSVNWLIQIFKPVSPVVWLLLVFMIVKTLTRGSDSDSSFIISFISVGLCSMWATLVNTSMGVSSVDKDYINVAKVLQLSVAQKVFKIILPSSFPLIFTGLRITLSVAWMVLIAIELLAQSPGLGSFVWEEFQNGANDSNSKIIVAMFVIGIIGFLLDRVMLTIQKFVTFTEETA